ATGCTTTACGCAGGTAAGTTCCTGGAACCAATAAGCGGTTAATTTCATTTGTTCCTTCGAAAATACGGTTGATACGGGAGTCGCGATACATTCTTTCTACTTCATACTCTGCCATAAATCCGTAACCACCATGGATTTGAACTGCTTCATCCACTACATAGTCAAGCGTTTCAGAACCGAATACCTTGTTCAAAGAACACTCGATAGCATATTCAGAAACTGCTTTTGCCACTGCATTAGGATCTTTCTCTTCCTCTTTCGTCAAGCGGCCCATGCTGTCTTCAAAAAGACCAACTGTACGGTAAACGGAGCTTTCCGTTGCGTATGTTTTAACAGCCATGTTTGCAAGCTTCTCTTGAATAAGGGAGAATTTTGCGATAGGTGTTTTAAACTGTTGGCGTTGGTTTGCATACGTTGCTGAAAGCTCGATTCCACGCTTAGCTCCGCCCACTGTCCCAACAGCCAATTTGTAACGTCCGATGTTAAGAATGTTAAACGCGATAACGTGCCCGCGTCCGATTTCACCAAGAAGGTTTTCTTTTGGTACTAACGCATCTTCCAAGATCAATGTACGTGTGGAAGATCCTTTGATACCCATTTTCTTTTCTTCCGGTCCAGTGGAAACCCCTCCAAACTCGCGCTCTACGATGAATGCGGAGAAGTGTTCGCCATCGACTTTTGCATAGACAACGAATACATCAGCAAAGCCTGCATTTGTAATCCATTGTTTTTCACCATTCAATACATAGTGTGTGCCTTCGTCATTCAACTTAGCTGTCGTTTTCGCTCCAAGTGCATCAGATCCAGAACCTGGCTCTGTTAAAGCGTATGCCGCAAGCATTTCACCTGAAGACAGTTTAGGAAGGTATTTTTGTTTTTGGTCTTCATTACCGAAAAGAACGATAGGAAGGGACCCGATTCCAACGTGTGCTCCGTAGGATAAGGAGAATCCGCCAGCTCTTGAGAATTTTTCTGTAATTAAGGATGAACTGATTTTATCAAGTCCAAATCCGCCGTATTCTTCTTGTACGTCTGCTCCTAATAGTCCTAGTTCTCCTGCTTCTTTTAAAAGTTTAACGGAGATATCGAAGTTGTGGTGTTCGATTTCTTCTAGGTTTGGTACTACTTCGTTTACGACGAATTCTTCTGTTGTTTTGGCGATAAGTTTGTGTTCGTCTGAGAAGTCTTCTGGTGTGAAGACTTTTTCTGCGGCGATGTCGTCAAGTAGGAAGCTTCCACCTTTGATTATGTTTTCTAATGTGTTTGACATTTTGTTTTCCTCCTGTTTGGTTACTATATTAGAATCACTCTTACACCGCTGTTGATTTCCGCAATGGGCTTCGCTTTCCTAGGGGCGTTGCTGGAGCCTCCTCACTGCGTTACGGGGTCTCCACCTAACGCTATCTCCCTCAGGAGTCTTCGCCCTGTGCTCCAATCAACAGCTAAGTTATTTTTTGAAAATAAATTTAAGCCAGTAGTTCGAATACGCCTGCTGCGCCCATTCCGCCGCCGATACACATGCTGACGATACCGAACTGTTCGTTGCGGCGTTGCATTTCGTGTAGGAGGGTCAGGGTGAGTTTTGAGCCTGTGCATCCAAGTGGGTGTCCAAGGGCTATTGCTCCACCGTTTACGTTTACTTTGTCTTCATCAAGACCCAGTTCGCGCATGACTTGGATTGCTTGAGATGCGAATGCTTCGTTTAACTCTAGTAAGCCGATATCGGAAAGTTCCAAGCCTGCCAGTTTAAGTGCTTTAGGAATCGCTACAACCGGGCCTATTCCCATTACTTCCGGTGGTACGCCGCCTACAGCGAAGGATCGGAATTTAGCGATTGGTTTTAATCCAAGTGCTTCCGCTCTTTCTCTTTCCATCACAAGGACAGATGCTGCTCCGTCACTTGTTTGTGAAGAGTTTCCTGCTGTTACGGAGCCTTTGACATTAAATGCCGGACGCAGTTTGCTCAATACTTCCATGGAAGTGCCTGCTCTTACTCCTTCATCCTGGCTGAAAGTGAATGTGGACTCTTGCAGTTTGTGATTTGCTCCAACCTTACGCATGGTTACATCCACAGGTACGATTTCATCCACGAATTTCCCTTCTTGAATTGCTCTTGCAGCGCGCTCATGACTGCGAACAGCGAATGCATCCTGGTCTTCACGGCTCACTCCGTATTTCATTGCTACTTGTTCTGCTGTGTGACCCATTCCCATGTAGTACTCAGGTGCGGAGTCAACAAGTCGTGCATTTGGTCTTACTGTGTGCCCTACCATTGGTACCATGCTCATGGATTCTGCACCACCTGCGATGATGGATTCAGAGTGTCCTAGCATGATTCGCTCTGCTGCATAGGCAATAGTTTGCAAGCCTGAAGAACAGTATCTATTTATTGTGATTGCAGGTACGCTTGATGGAAGTCCTGCCAATCCGCCGATGTTTCTTGCCATATTGAGTCCTTGTTCTGCTTCTGGCATGGCACATCCGAAAATCAGGTCATCGATTGGACCATCGTAATTGCCTGCTCGTTTTAGTGTTTCTTTTACTACTAATGCCCCTAGATCATCTGGTCGAACTGTAGCTAGTGATCCTTTTCTTGATCTTCCGACTGGTGTTCTTGCACCAGCAACAATAACCGCTTCTTTCAAAGTGCTCCCCTCGCTTTTCTAGTAGTTTAGTAGATTTCCTTTTAACACCGCTGTTGATTTCCGCACATGGCTCGCTTTCCTAGGGGCGCTGCTGGAGCCTCCTCGGCTTCCGCCTGCGGGGTCTCCAGCTAGCGCTATCTCCCTCAGGAGTCTACGCCTTTTGCTCCAATCAACAGCTAAGAAATTTATCTATCATTATGAATTGGTTTAGTTACGTAATGGCTTTCCTTTTACAAGCATGTGTTGCATGCGTTGTTGGGATTTTGCTTCTCCAACTAGGCTTAGGAATGCTTCGCGCTCAAGGTCTAGTAGGTACTGTTCATCTACTTCTGTTCCAAACGGTACATTTCCGCCTGCGATAACGTAGGCAAGCTTTTTAGCGATCTTTAAATCGTGCTCGGAAATGAATCCGGAGTATTGCATATTGTGTGCTCCAAGCATTAAGGTTGCATAGCCTGTTTCCCCCACTACAGGGACTTTTCTGCGAACAGGTGCTGTGTAGCCTGCATCATATAGGCTTGTTACCGCCTGCTTTGCATCATGAATCAGGTGGTCCCCGTTGAAGCTGATTTGATCTTTATTATTCAGCAAGTGCAGATCTCTTGCTTCCGCTGCAGAAGTAGAGACTTTTGCCGTCGCAATTTGTTCGAATACTTTGTTCGCAACCTTTTGCAGGTCAAATTCAAGGCCTTGTGGCATGCTGCTTAAATGCTTCATGTAAAGCTCTTTATTTCCGCCTCCACCAGGGATCAATCCGACTCCGACTTCTACAAGGCCCATATACGTTTCACTGGATGCCTGCAGTTGGCTTGTCGGCAGGCAGATTTCTGTTCCTCCACCGAGTGTCATGCCAAATGGAGCAGCCACAACCGGCTTGGAACTGTATTTAATATTCATCATGGCTTGTTGGAAGTGCTTCACAACCATTTCTATTTCAAAATAATTGTCGTCTTGTGCTTCCATCAGAATCATCGCAAGGTTTGCACCTACACAGAAGTTCTTTCCTTGGTTTCCGACAACAAGTCCCTTATAGTTTTTGTCCACTTCTTCGAGCGCGTAATTCACCATCTGAATGATATCAAGGCCAATCGCATTGTTTGGAGATTGGAACTCAAGTAGTGCCACATCGTCTCCAAGATCGATTAAGCTTGCACCTGAGTTTTTCTTGATAACACCTTTTGTTTCTTTGAGAGTTTTTAAGTGTACAACTTTCGGGTTTACTTCTAGCGCTTTGTAAGTACCGTTGTCATAAAACAGCGTGGTCCCGCCATCTTTTTGGTAGAAAGAACGATGACCGTTCGCTAGCATTTCGTCGACCCATTTCGGAACAGCGATTCCATCCTCTTTCATTTTCAGGACCGATTCTTCTAAACCGATGGCATCCCAAGTTTCAAATGGTCCATGATCCCAGCCGAAGCCCCATTTCATCGCTTGGTCAATTGCCACGATATCATCTGCGATCTCACCTAATAATTCAGCGGAATAGCTTAACACTGGTGCAAGAATGCTCCAGATAAGATTTCCTGCACGGTCGTCCGCATATACAAGCGCTTTCATTTTATTGCTGTAACCTTTTGCTTGTTTGCTCATTTCAAGAGCAGGAGTTTTCAACTTTTTACGTGCATCATATTCTAATGTTTCTGGGTTAAGTTCTAGAATCTCTTTCCCTTTTTTCAAGAAGAAACCTTGACCGGACTTGGAGCCCAACCAGCCTTTTTCCTTCATCTTGTTCATAAAGTCAGGAATGCGGAATACTTCTTGTTCCTTGCCCTCTACTTTTTCATAAACATTGTTGGCCACATGGATGAATGTATCCAAGCCTACCACGTCAAGTGTACGGAATGTTGCGCTCTTCGGTCTGCCGATTGCAGGACCAGTAACAGAATCCACTTCCCCGACACTATAGCCGCCCTCAAGCATTTCATTTACTGTAACAAGTAAGCCATACGTTCCGATGCGGTTTGCAATGAAGTTTGGCGTATCTTTTGCAAGTACGATGCCTTTTCCTAACACATCTTCACCAAACGTTTTAATGAAGCTAACAACTTCGTGACTTGTGTCTTTAGTTGGAATCACTTCAAGCAATTTCAAATAACGCGGTGGGTTAAAGAAATGCGTTCCAAGAAAGTTCTTTTTGAAGTCTTCCGAACGTCCTTCCGCCATCGCTTCAATGGAAATACCAGATGTGTTGGAACTGATGATGCTTCCTGGTTTCCGGTGTGCATCTACCTTTTCGAATAGTTGCTTTTTGATTTCTAGGTTTTCAACGATTACTTCAATGACCCAGTCACAATCTGCAATTTTCGCAATATCATCCTCTAGGTTTCCTGCTTCAATTAGAGCAAGATTAGATTTGGATGTAAGTGGAGCTGGTTTTTGCTTTAATAACTTTTGTACTGCTGTATTGGTAAATTTGTTTCGGATTGCTTTATCAGAGAGTGTTAAGCCCTTTTGTTCTTCTTCACTCGTTAATTTGTTAGGAACGATATCTAACAAGATTGTAGGAATTCCAACGTTTGCTAAGTGTGCGGCAATGCCGGATCCCATAACTCCCGATCCGATTACAGCAGCCTTTTTAATACTTTGTTTCATTCTTCCTCCCCCTTGATAGTTGGTTTTAAAAGTAAGCAACAATTTTTGAATGAATGCTCATTCATTTTTATCACAAAAAAATATCTCCTTTGTAAGAAGTTCCCTTGGTTTTAACTATAAAGTATTTTGAAAATTTTCGCAATAAATAAATAGGATTTTTCCATATTATTTTCTAATGTACGCTGCATGTCGCTGGATGGTGTGGGAAAAATGTAGGTGTGGAGGTGAGACATCATGGCAAAGTTAAAAAAACAACCTTCTCAGGCAGCTAAAAGTGCTGCGAGTGTAAAAGGAAACGCAGGTCCTACTATGGAGATGGACTATAGCGGCAAAAAGACGAGCAACAATCAGCAGTACGGAAAGCAGAACATGCAAGACTAGAGTTATAAACGTAAAGAGCGTGCATTTCGCACGCTCTCTTATTATTTCTTTATGATTCCTTTTAGGACGAACGCGACGTTTGCTGGGCGTTCTGCTAGGCGGCGCATGAAGTATCCGTACCAGTCTGTGCCGTATGGAACGTATACCCGCATTTTGTAGTCTTCTTTTACGAGTTCCAATTGGCGCTCTGGGCGGATACCATATAGCATTTGGAATTCAAATTGGTCTTTGGAGATGCCATGTTTTTTCACGAGTTCTTTTGTGTATTCGATCATCGCATCGTCATGTGTTGCAACTGCAGTGTAGTTTCCGTTTAAAAGATGCATTTCAATGATTTTCTTGAAATTATCATCCACATCTTTTTTTTCTGGGAAAGCAACTTCTGGTGATTCTTTGTAAGCGCCTTTCACTAGACGGAGATTCGGACTGTACTGATTAAGGTCTTCCATGTCTTTAACGGTTCTGTACAAGTAAGCCTGTATGACAGTTCCGACATTGTCAAACTCTTCTCTCAGCTTTTTGAATACATCTATGGTTTTCCCGCAGCGGGAGTAGTCTTCCATGTCAATCGTGACAAATACACCGTATTCCTTTGCTGCATCAAGGATTCTACGCATGTTCTTCATCACAACTTCTTCAGAGATATCAAGCCCCATGGATGTCATTTTCAAAGACAATTGAGAATCAAGGTTCTCGGTGCCGATTGCGCGAATCGCTTCAATAGAATTGTCAGCCATTTCATTCGCTTCTTTTTCCGTATCAATAAATTCACCCAAATAGTCAATGGTGACACAAAGGTCTTTTTGGTTAAGTTCTTGGATACACTTTACCGCTTGATCGATTCTTTCCCCTGCAACAAAACGGCCAGCACCGAAACGCAATCCGTACTTTCTTGCCATTTTGGTTAATGACTTGCTTTTGGATAGATACAAAAATGTATTGCGCATTACCTGTTCCATTTGATATTCCTCCCGCTTCTTCTTGGTGTCCCTCTCCGATTGCTTAATTCTATTTTTCTGATACTGTCGCTCTTTTCATTAATGTGCATTAGACATTACTGCCATTTTAATGGTGTGTATGCAGTAAAAAGTCCAAGTGCCGACTTTTTTCACAATGTCTGCAACAAATCTTATTGAAAAGAGCTTTTATAGTAAACGCTTTCATTGAGTGTAAAAATAAAATTACACCCTCATTTTATCATCTTTTCAAATTTTTGAATACAAATTATTTGTCGGGAAATAGTGTTGATTTTTGTCGCTCAATTAGTCATTCTGCGTTTGACGAGTTTTCCGATTCGTACATATTTTTTTAGCCATAAGGATACTCTACATTTGATAGATTATGATAGGAGGTCGTTGTATGCAACAGCAGCAACCACAGCAAAATACTACTCAACAGACTGGCTATTACCCACAGCCGCCAAACGTTGTTACGACTAAAGATTCTTTATACTTTGCAGATATGCTTTCTTGGAATTTACTTGCGATGAAGAAAGCGCACTTTTTTGCAAGCCAATGTCAGGATCAGGATGTCGTCAATGCGATTGAAAAAGCCGGCCAAATGCATCAGAGACATTATCAGAAGATCTTGACTCACTTACAAGGTCAAACTCAAATGCAACAACAGCAGCCACTTCAATAGATAGGAGGACAAACCTAAATGACTCAACAGAAAATCCAAAATCCTGAAACGCAGGTTGCCAAAACACCACAAATGAATGAGCGTGATTTCATTAACGATATGCTCGCGACGGAAAAATATATGACTGACTCTTACAGTACTGCACTTAATGAAGCAAGCAACCAACAGATTTATACTGATGTGTTAGCTATTTTTAACGAAACGCAAAACTGTCAGCGAGAGCTTTACAATGTGATGTTCCAGAAAGGTTGGTACGGGCTAGAAGCCGAAGACCAAACGAAAATACAACAAACGTACCAGCAGTTCCAAGGTTATTCTAATCAGTTTCCTTATGGCAATAACGGTATGATGCAGTAAAAATTAAAGCGACGAAGCCCCTGAGAATTCGGGATCTTTCGTTGCTTTTTTCGTTCAAGCAATGGCTTAAAAAATCGTATCTTCCCCTCTACCCTTCAGTATATTTTCCGAAACCCGAAGCTTTTAAATTAATGAAAATTATTCCATTTATTTGTGGTAAAATTAAACAAAATGTTTATTATTCTAGGGGGAATTATGTGAAACGTGTAGTCACTTTATTTTTGGTAGGAGTATTATTTAGTGGTTGCTCTAATACAGATGTTCATCAAGAAAAAGTAACCGAGTTTGAAGAGGAAATAGCGGAAGTCTATTCGCAACTGGAAGAGAAAGAAATGGAGATAGAAACACTTTCCCAACAGTCTGCGGAAGAGGAATCAGGAGAATTTATCATGATTCCAAAAGACCAAGTTCCTCGTTTGTGGGGAGATGCTGATGCACAACTTTGGGATTACTTGATAGATGATTCGCTAGCGAAAGAGAACGGCTGGGAGAAAGGCGTTACAAATTGGCGTGAGTGGAATGGAGAATATGATCAGGCTCTAGGGACTCCCAATCAAACTTGGGAAGCACCGGGACTGCTAATGAATGCATGGATGTTGGATGTAGCGACCAGCAACGGACTGGGTATGGATATATGGGAAATTAACACTAGGATTGATTTTAAGGATGCGGTTAAAGCAGAAGGGTATATCATGAGTTATGGCATGCGGGATGATTCTGTGGCCGGAAGCGATATAAAGCTCACGATGTTGAAAGAAAATGAATTCTGGTATGTGGAGAAGGCGGAAGTCCGGTATAGGTGTTCACGTGGTGTTAGTGAAGATGACCTCTGTTTGTAGTTAAGCAAAAGAGCCTTGATTTGCAAGCTAGCAATCCAAGGCTCTTCCTTACTTCCCACTTTTCGCACGGTGGGCGTCATTCAATTCTTTAATTTCTTTAATCAGTGCCATCATATCTTGCTTTGCGTCTGGATATTGCTCATTCCAATGCTTAACAAGTGGTGGCATTGATTTTGCGATGTATGTATAGAGCACCCATGCTTTGACATTTTCTTTGTGCTCTTCTGTCACTTCCCCTAGGAGAAGTTCCGTGTACTTTTCTAATAAACCGTCCAATTGCTGATCGAGTTTTTCATTCATTAGTAGAACCTCCCCTCAAGCTTTTGTTCCATTATAGTGAAGTCAATCACACATTACAATTCAATGGACAGGTAGAGC
This window of the Sutcliffiella horikoshii genome carries:
- a CDS encoding acyl-CoA dehydrogenase family protein encodes the protein MSNTLENIIKGGSFLLDDIAAEKVFTPEDFSDEHKLIAKTTEEFVVNEVVPNLEEIEHHNFDISVKLLKEAGELGLLGADVQEEYGGFGLDKISSSLITEKFSRAGGFSLSYGAHVGIGSLPIVLFGNEDQKQKYLPKLSSGEMLAAYALTEPGSGSDALGAKTTAKLNDEGTHYVLNGEKQWITNAGFADVFVVYAKVDGEHFSAFIVEREFGGVSTGPEEKKMGIKGSSTRTLILEDALVPKENLLGEIGRGHVIAFNILNIGRYKLAVGTVGGAKRGIELSATYANQRQQFKTPIAKFSLIQEKLANMAVKTYATESSVYRTVGLFEDSMGRLTKEEEKDPNAVAKAVSEYAIECSLNKVFGSETLDYVVDEAVQIHGGYGFMAEYEVERMYRDSRINRIFEGTNEINRLLVPGTYLRKALKGELPLIQKAQSLQEELMMLMPEEVGDGVLEQEKYLVKNAKKIAILMTGLVAQKYGKALEREQELLVNIADIISNVYSMESAVLRTEKAIAKSGEDKNKLKVLYTQVFCQEAFNQIEADARETLVAAETGDTLRMMISALRKFTRHTPINVVAKKREIAAVVLDTQKYTV
- a CDS encoding acetyl-CoA C-acetyltransferase, with the translated sequence MKEAVIVAGARTPVGRSRKGSLATVRPDDLGALVVKETLKRAGNYDGPIDDLIFGCAMPEAEQGLNMARNIGGLAGLPSSVPAITINRYCSSGLQTIAYAAERIMLGHSESIIAGGAESMSMVPMVGHTVRPNARLVDSAPEYYMGMGHTAEQVAMKYGVSREDQDAFAVRSHERAARAIQEGKFVDEIVPVDVTMRKVGANHKLQESTFTFSQDEGVRAGTSMEVLSKLRPAFNVKGSVTAGNSSQTSDGAASVLVMERERAEALGLKPIAKFRSFAVGGVPPEVMGIGPVVAIPKALKLAGLELSDIGLLELNEAFASQAIQVMRELGLDEDKVNVNGGAIALGHPLGCTGSKLTLTLLHEMQRRNEQFGIVSMCIGGGMGAAGVFELLA
- a CDS encoding 3-hydroxyacyl-CoA dehydrogenase/enoyl-CoA hydratase family protein yields the protein MKQSIKKAAVIGSGVMGSGIAAHLANVGIPTILLDIVPNKLTSEEEQKGLTLSDKAIRNKFTNTAVQKLLKQKPAPLTSKSNLALIEAGNLEDDIAKIADCDWVIEVIVENLEIKKQLFEKVDAHRKPGSIISSNTSGISIEAMAEGRSEDFKKNFLGTHFFNPPRYLKLLEVIPTKDTSHEVVSFIKTFGEDVLGKGIVLAKDTPNFIANRIGTYGLLVTVNEMLEGGYSVGEVDSVTGPAIGRPKSATFRTLDVVGLDTFIHVANNVYEKVEGKEQEVFRIPDFMNKMKEKGWLGSKSGQGFFLKKGKEILELNPETLEYDARKKLKTPALEMSKQAKGYSNKMKALVYADDRAGNLIWSILAPVLSYSAELLGEIADDIVAIDQAMKWGFGWDHGPFETWDAIGLEESVLKMKEDGIAVPKWVDEMLANGHRSFYQKDGGTTLFYDNGTYKALEVNPKVVHLKTLKETKGVIKKNSGASLIDLGDDVALLEFQSPNNAIGLDIIQMVNYALEEVDKNYKGLVVGNQGKNFCVGANLAMILMEAQDDNYFEIEMVVKHFQQAMMNIKYSSKPVVAAPFGMTLGGGTEICLPTSQLQASSETYMGLVEVGVGLIPGGGGNKELYMKHLSSMPQGLEFDLQKVANKVFEQIATAKVSTSAAEARDLHLLNNKDQISFNGDHLIHDAKQAVTSLYDAGYTAPVRRKVPVVGETGYATLMLGAHNMQYSGFISEHDLKIAKKLAYVIAGGNVPFGTEVDEQYLLDLEREAFLSLVGEAKSQQRMQHMLVKGKPLRN
- a CDS encoding YuzL family protein; protein product: MAKLKKQPSQAAKSAASVKGNAGPTMEMDYSGKKTSNNQQYGKQNMQD
- a CDS encoding proline dehydrogenase family protein → MEQVMRNTFLYLSKSKSLTKMARKYGLRFGAGRFVAGERIDQAVKCIQELNQKDLCVTIDYLGEFIDTEKEANEMADNSIEAIRAIGTENLDSQLSLKMTSMGLDISEEVVMKNMRRILDAAKEYGVFVTIDMEDYSRCGKTIDVFKKLREEFDNVGTVIQAYLYRTVKDMEDLNQYSPNLRLVKGAYKESPEVAFPEKKDVDDNFKKIIEMHLLNGNYTAVATHDDAMIEYTKELVKKHGISKDQFEFQMLYGIRPERQLELVKEDYKMRVYVPYGTDWYGYFMRRLAERPANVAFVLKGIIKK
- a CDS encoding spore coat protein translates to MTQQKIQNPETQVAKTPQMNERDFINDMLATEKYMTDSYSTALNEASNQQIYTDVLAIFNETQNCQRELYNVMFQKGWYGLEAEDQTKIQQTYQQFQGYSNQFPYGNNGMMQ
- a CDS encoding YusU family protein; this encodes MNEKLDQQLDGLLEKYTELLLGEVTEEHKENVKAWVLYTYIAKSMPPLVKHWNEQYPDAKQDMMALIKEIKELNDAHRAKSGK